A genomic stretch from Pochonia chlamydosporia 170 chromosome 4, whole genome shotgun sequence includes:
- a CDS encoding nicotinate-nucleotide pyrophosphorylase (similar to Metarhizium acridum CQMa 102 XP_007814819.1) — protein MASQSTNAAHLLPSSYKTQITGWLAEDTPSFDYAGFVVGETPRTATLLAKSPGILAGAPFFSEVFSQTGCTIEWHYAEGTPLDPASSPSGKIKVATVTGPVRNILLGERVALNTLARCSGIATESHRLVSLVRKAGYTGILAGTRKTTPGFRLVEKYGMLVGGADTHRMDLSTMIMLKDNHVWSRGSITDAVKAAKAVGGFSVKVEVEVQSEKEADEAIAAGADVVMLDNFTGDGVKIAARSLKERWQGKSFLLEVSGGLRSDNVEAYVCNDVDIISTSSIHQGVPHVDFSLKIEH, from the exons atggcatcacAATCCACCAACGCAGCTCACCTCCTCCCATCCAGCTACAAAACCCAAATAACAGGCTGGCTCGCCGAAGACACCCCCTCCTTCGACTACGCCggcttcgtcgtcggcgaGACCCCCCGCACGGCAACCCTCCTCGCCAAATCGCCCGGCATCCTCGCCGGCGCCCCCTTCTTCAGCGAAGTCTTCAGCCAGACCGGCTGCACCATCGAGTGGCACTACGCGGAGGGCACGCCCCTCGACCCAGCGTCCTCGCCGTCCGGCAAAATCAAGGTCGCTACCGTGACGGGTCCCGTGCGAAACATCCTCCTCGGTGAACGAGTTGCTCTTAATACGCTCGCGCGGTGCTCTGGCATCGCCACCGAGTCGCATCGGCTGGTTTCGCTAGTTCGCAAGGCTGGATATACGGGTATTCTGGCGGGTACGCGCAAGACCACACCGGGGTTTAGACTGGTTGAAAAGTATGGGATGTTGGTGGGCGGTGCGGACACGCACAGGATGGATCTGAGCACCATGATTATGCTCAAGGATAATCATGTCTGGAGTAGGGGGAGCATTACGGATGCGGTGAAGGCGGCGAAGGCAGTGGGTGGATTTAGCGTCAAGGTGGAGGTCGAGGTGCAGAGTGAGAAGGAGGCGGATGAGGCGATTGCTGCGGGTGCGGATGTCGTCATGTTGGATAACTTTACGGGGGATGGGGTCAAGATTGCGGCGAGGTCGTTGAAGGAGCGCTGGCAGGGCAAGAGTTTCCTGTTGGAGGTTTCGGGTGGGTTGAGGAGTGATAATGTCGAAGCCTATGTTTGCAATG acgtcgacatcatctcAACTAGTTCCATCCACCAGGGTGTACCGCACGTCGACTTTTCTCTCAAAATTGAACATTAA
- a CDS encoding copper amine oxidase 1 (similar to Aspergillus terreus NIH2624 XP_001212696.1): MATAPHPLTQLSVDEFTKARDIIVKLYGGSQSVYFRQINLEEPSKETLIPYLEAEHAGTLTADTPRPARQAHVEYDLIKAEKHEAVRAVVDLDAGKVVSSDTAAANRHPYFTTDEFTQFFDHCLASDLFKDAMSEFELPEGFEITIDPWPYGPSDNEDDPRIMQGLVFARDARKNHPDTNHYGYPIPIIPVMDWVTKKIIRVDRLATGGSEDGLEPAPRGDKPKKLFENAKSAEWVPELLDQPVRTDLKPLNVVQPEGASFSVQEDGLIEWQKWRFRLGFTPREGAVLHDVCYENRPVFYRLSFSELTVPYGDPRPPFHRKQAFDFGDGGIGRMANNLTLGCDCLGAIHYVDGLLSAPDGSPTPAKSVVCLHEQDNGILWKHTNFRTNNAIVARSREFVVQQLCTLANYEYLFQYKLDLAGGITLETRATGMVSVVAIDEGKTSKYGNVVSPGILAQNHQHIFAARIDPAIDSYRDNQVVVEESHGVKKNPKTNPHGNLYEVRRQVVDKATYVDAEPRHNRTMKMENPKKQNAISGKNLAYKIIAPATQMILADEESVHTQRAQFAQHNAWVTGYRDGEFWVAGEFTNQSRFEEGGVGDMVRRGDWFTEEGKPNGVNGSNGTNGSSDNHGQKSSPVVWPVYGFTHNPRVEDWPVMPMEMYQIHLRPTDFFEANPALDVPSKKNEASVLVPCCGKNGVTNGNGCGSVQKDPVAHLQGSNNGADAKAAGANVA; the protein is encoded by the exons ATGGCAACTGCCCCTCATCCTCTCACCCAACTCTCTGTCGACGAGTTCACAAAGGCACgagacatcatcgtcaagctgTACGGTGGCTCTCAGTCCGTCTACTTTCGACAGATCAACCTTGAGGAACCAAGCAAGGAGACCCTCATCCCTTATCTGGAGGCCGAACATGCTGGTACCCTGACAGCTGATACACCTCGCCCTGCCAGACAGGCCCATGTCGAGTATGATCTTATCAAGGCAGAAAAGCATGAGGCCGTGAGGGCGGTGGTAGATCTTGATGCTGGAAAGGTAGTTAGCAGTGACACTGCTGCTGCAAACAGGCATCCATACTTTACCAC TGATGAGTTTACTCAGTTCTTCGATCATTGCTTGGCGTCAGACCTATTCAAGGATGCCATGTCCGAGTTTGAACTGCCTGAGGGCTTCGAAATCACGATTGACCCATGGCCATACGGCCCGTCAGACAATGAGGATGACCCTCGAATCATGCAGGGCCTGGTGTTTGCCCGTGATGCTCGGAAAAATCACCCGGACACAAACCACTATGGCTATCCCATCCCTATCATTCCTGTCATGGACTGGGTTACCAAGAAGATTATTCGAGTAGATCGACTGGCCACTGGTGGATCTGAAGATGGCCTGGAGCCTGCCCCTCGCGGTGATAAACCCAAAAAGCTGTTTGAGAATGCCAAATCCGCAGAGTGGGTTCCTGAACTGCTTGACCAACCCGTGCGCACCGACTTGAAACCCCTTAATGTCGTACAACCCGAGGGCGCCTCATTCTCCGTCCAGGAGGACGGACTCATTGAGTGGCAGAAGTGGCGATTCCGCCTTGGCTTCACTCCACGTGAAGGCGCCGTCCTGCACGATGTGTGCTACGAGAATCGCCCCGTCTTCTATCGTCTCAGCTTCTCCGAGCTCACTGTTCCTTACGGCGACCCCCGACCACCTTTCCACCGGAAGCAGGCTTTTGActttggcgatggcggcatTGGTCGCATGGCTAATAACCTGACCCTGGGATGCGACTGCCTTGGCGCTATTCATTATGTCGACGGTCTGCTGAGTGCACCTGATGGATCTCCCACTCCTGCCAAGTCGGTTGTTTGCCTCCATGAACAAGATAATGGTATTCTCTGGAAACACACCAATTTCCGGACcaacaatgccattgttgctCGATCACGAGAATTTGTCGTCCAGCAACTTTGCACATTGGCAAATTATGAATACCTGTTTCAATATAAACTAGACCTCGCGGGAGGCATCACTCTTGAGACTCGAGCCACTGGCATGGTCAGTGTTGTGGCCATTGACGAGGGCAAGACCAGCAAGTATGGTAACGTGGTGTCTCCGGGTATTCTCGCCCAGAACCATCAACACATCTTTGCCGCGCGAATCGACCCTGCCATTGACTCGTACCGTGACAACCAGGTCGTTGTTGAAGAAAGCCATGGTGTCAAGAAGAACCCCAAGACGAACCCCCACGGTAATTTGTACGAGGTCAGGCGCCAGGTTGTCGACAAGGCCACGTATGTGGACGCAGAGCCTCGTCATAATCGTACTATGAAGATGGAGAACCCGAAGAAGCAGAACGCCATTTCAGGCAAGAACCTAGCATACAAGATTATTGCACCCGCCACTCAGATGATCCTGGCTGACGAGGAGAGTGTCCATACTCAGCGGGCACAGTTTGCTCAACACAATGCATGGGTTACTGGCTACCGAGATGGAGAGTTCTGGGTTGCTGGAGAGTTTACTAACCAAAGCCGATTCGAAGAAGGGGGTGTCGGTGATATGGTCCGCCGGGGAGATTGGTTCACAGAAGAGGGTAAACCAAACGGGGTGAACGGTTCTAATGGAACTAATGGAAGTAGCGATAACCATGGCCAGAAGAGCTCTCCTGTTGTCTGGCCAGTATATGGCTTTACGCACAACCCTCGAGTCGAGGATTGGCCGGTGAT GCCGATGGAAATGTATCAGATTCATCTCCGCCCCACCGACTTTTTCGAAGCCAACCCGGCCCTGGACGTTCCTTCCAAGAAGAACGAGGCAAGCGTGCTTGTGCCGTGCTGTGGCAAGAACGGCGTGACCAATGGTAACGGATGCGGTTCCGTGCAGAAGGATCCGGTTGCTCATCTCCAGGGATCGAACAACGGGGCTGATGCCAAGGCGGCAGGAGCAAACGTTGCCTAG